The stretch of DNA CCCAACTGCGGCCACCGGACCGAGGTCTTCGCCCACGGCGGTGCTCGCGAGGAGGCCGAGAAGCTCGGCGTGCCCTTCCTGGGCGAAATCCCGCTCGACATCCGGATCAGGGAAACGTCGGACGGCGGCCACCCGATCGTCGCGGCCGAGCCCGACGGCGCGTTCTCGGAATCCTACCGCCAGATCGCCCGGGCCGTGCTCGACAGCATTGCCGGCAACCAGCGTCAGGCGCCCAGGATCGTCATTCAGTAACGCAGTAACGCGGCACTCCATAGCGCGGCACTCAGGGATCAGGGCACCGGGTCGTGCTCGATATCGGACTGATCGTTGGTGTCGATCCGGATGACGGCCCCTCTCAGGTCGGCTGTCACCGAGGGTTCACCGGTCACGTCGAGGCTGCGGTTCGCGGGGCATTCCGGAAAGGAGTGCACCATCTGGATGCCATGGCTGTCATGGCCGGCGCGGTTGGCTTCGAGCAGCATGGCGGCCATCGCATCGGCCCTCTCGCCCGAGGCGCCCGCTGCCCGGAAGACCAGTGCCATGGAGCGCCGCAGGTCGGTCATTCCGCCAGTGTCGCTTGCAGTTCGGCCCAGACCCGCTTGGAGAGCCCACTGGTTTCTTGTGTGACGGCTTCGCCCTTCAGCAGACGCCGCAGAACCGCCAGCTGACCGGCCGTCAGCACGGCACCACCCAGCCGGTTCTCGACAAAGGCCTCGTAGGCCAGCGGCACCCAGGCTTTCACGGTCTCAAGCATCGCCTCGGCATAGACCCGAATCTCGTACTGCGCATGGGGATCGATGCGCAGCGCAAGAAAGTGGAAGAGATTGTGGAGATCGATCTTCCAGTACCACTGGGTATAGAGGTTGAGTGGCAGGTTCATGCGCGCCAGTTCGCGGGCCAGCCCCTGACGGTCCGGATCGGCATCGTCGCCCTCGTTCAGCATGGTTTCGTAATGGCCGTAGGTCTGTTCGGCGTCGCGCCTGAGCGTGTCGAGCACCCACTGCGCCTCATCGCCCTGGAGCACATCGCCGCGACCCTGCCGGTTGCTGACCGACTGCGCGGCAAGCTGATCGGGAGCGGGAATGTAGAACTCCCGATCGAGGATCGAATAGCGCGCCGAATACTCGTTCACGTTCGCGGTACGGTGGCGGATCCACTGGCGCGCGACGAAGACCGGCAGCTTCACGTGGTACTTGATCTCGCACATCTCGAACGGCGTGGAGTGCCGGTGACGCATCAGATAGCCGATCAGGCCGGCGTCGTTCCGGACCGATTTCGTGCCGCACCCATAGGAGACCCGCGCAGCCTGCACAATAGCCGCATCGTCGCCCATGTAGTCGATCACGCGGACGAAACCGCGATCGAGCACGGGCATGGGCTGGTAGAGGATATCTTCAAGCACGGGCGAAACGGCGCGCCGGGTGGACTGTTCGACGGCGCGCTGGGCCGCGATTTCGGCGGCCTGCTCTTCGGTCAACGGCATGCTGTGGGGGCTTTCTTCAGCGGTTCCATGCACATTAGAGCATCTTCACTAGCCAGCATGAACACCGAACTAGCCAGAGCATGAAGGCCGAATATCAGGCGACGTTGAGATAACGCCCGAGTTCACCTATATATCAGGGGTTCGGTTCGCCGGACTATGGCGATAAACGCCTTGCGGAATAAGCGTAGCGGACGCGGGGGCAGTACCCGCCGCCTCCACCATCTGGGGGGGCGAACCAGGTTCGACGCGCGTGGTAAAGGCTTGGTCTTCGCCCGGTATGATACCGCCGTTATCGGGTCAAACGACAAACGCCAACGATAATGAGGCGTTCGCTGTTGCTGCCTAGGCAATAAGCGCGGTTCGGAGGGCACCGGGCAACAGAAGCCCTCCACGTTTTCGGCCTGAGGGAGCCCGGGACGCCAGATGACGGATATGCTGGATTACGATGTCCTGGTCGACGATGCCTTGCGCGGCGTGATGGTGCGTGCGCTCAAGATGGTCGAGCGCGAGGGTCTCCCGGGCGAGCATCATTTCTACATTACTTTCCGCACGGACCACCCCCGTGTGCGCATCGGCGAGGAACTCAGGGCGAAGTATCCCGAAGAGATCACCGTGGTGATACAGCACCAGTTCTGGGACCTCAGGATCGACGAAAAGGGCTTCCAGATCGGGCTCAGCTTCAACCAGGCTCCCCAGGCGCTCTACATCCCCTATTCGTCGGTCATCGCATTCGTCGACCCGAGTGCGAAGTTCGGCCTGCAGTTCCTCCCGCAGTCGGGCGCGGGCGATCATGGCGATGCCGGGCCCGGGCAGCCCGCTCGCCTGCAGGCACCCGAAGTCGGCGAGCCGCCGTGCGCCGACTCCGACAATGTCGTTGCCCTCGACAGCTTCCGCAAAGGGTAGGATGCGTCGGGAGAAGGCCGAACGCGCCGAACGTGTGGTGGCGGCGCTCATACCGCCCGGACCGGTGCGCGCGCAGGCCATGTTCGGCGCCCACGGCATCGGGAGCGGATCGCCGTGGGTTCAAACCGAACGGCGAGCCCCCATCCCGACAGCGACCGCCCCCCGGCGATTCCCGTGCAGCAAGGACAGAAATCATGAGTGACGCCAACGAATACGTACCGCCCAGGGTCTGGACCTGGGACCAGTCGAGCGGCGGGCGCTTCGCCAGCATCAACCGCCCGATCGCGGGCCCGACCCACGACAAGGCGTTGCCGATCGGCAAACACCCGATGCAGCTTTATTCGCTGGGCACGCCCAACGGCATCAAGGTGACCGTGATGCTCGAAGAGCTGCTGGCGGCCGGCCACAGCGGCGCCGAATACGACGCCTGGTACATCGGCATCGGCGACGGCGACCAGTTCGGCAGCGGTTTTGTCGACGTGAACCCGAACTCGAAGATTCCCGCGCTGATGGATCACAGCACCGATCCCGCGACGCGCGTTTTCGAATCCGGTTCGATCCTGCTCTATCTCGCCGACAGGTTCGGCGCCTTCCTCCCCGACGACCATGCCGGGCGCACCCAGTGCCTGAACTGGCTGTTCTGGCAGATGGGCAGCGCGCCCTATCTCGGCGGCGGCTTCGGCCACTTCTTTGCCTATGCGCCGGTCAGGATCGAGTACGCGATCAACCGCTTCGCGATGGAAGCCAAGCGCCAGATGGATGTGCTGGACCGGCACCTCGCCGACCACCGCTTCATGGCGGGCGACGACTACACCATCGCCGACATGGCGATCTCGCCCTGGTACGGCACCATCACGACCGATGAGTCCTACGAGAACGCCACGACGTTCCTTGAGGGCCGGTCCTACACGAACGTCCTGCGCTGGCAGGAGGAGATCCTCGCCCGCCCTGCCGTGCAGCGCGGCCGCCGCGTCAACCGCGACGGCGGCGACGATGACGAGGGCAAGGGCCTGATCCGCGAGCGCCACGACGCCAGCGATCTCGACTGACCGTTCACGTCATTCCGAATCGGGAAGCGCGCAGGGCCGGCCCGGCTGGGCTCCTGCGGATGCCAGATGTTCGCACCCTCACCGGCGTGGGTGTCGATCGGCGCGGAACCGTCGAGCCTGCCGGCATGTTCCATCGCGGTGCCATCGGGCAGCGCGTTCACAACCCGGTCGGCGGCCATCGCGCTTGTGCCGGCGGCGACCGCGAGGCCCGGGCCAGCGTGTCCGGTCGCGGAGGCCACGACCGGACACAGGAGGGCGTGGCGCACATTCACACGTTGCGTTATCAGAAGGCATGAAATGATCGCCACTCTTTCAAGGAAGAAACCGATATGGACATGCGGAAACTCGGCAAGCGGCTGTGGGCATGGCGTGAAGGCTGGGACGTGCGTTCGGAGCGCCACCGCACCCGAGGCCATGGGCTCAGCAGGGTTGCCCCTTGCCCAGCCTCTGGCCGTGCCGGCACGGCTGGACAAACGCGCCGGGCGCGGCACCCTGATCGTGCCGGAGGACGCAGCATGACCCGACACGGGCTCGCGGGCGCAATCCTGGCAACGCTGATGCTTGTCGGTCAGGCCGGGGCGCAGACTAGCGGGTGTAACTGGACGGACGAAGCGTTCTGGGACAATGCGAGTGTGGCGGACGTGGAACGCTGCGTCTCTTCTGGGGCCGACATTGAGGCGCGGGATGAAGACGGATTGACACCGCTGCACGTGGCGGCGGGTTTTGGCACAGCGGAGAGCGTGAAGGCCCTGATCGACGCCAAGGCCGACATCGAGGCGCAATACGGTGCGGATATACACCGCTGCACTTGGCGGCATTGTTAGACACAGCGGAGGCCGTACAGGCCCTGATCGTCGATGCGCTTCTGTATGTCTGGGCCAGTAGCGCCGCCCATTATTGCTTGGTGTAAAGACATAGGTACTCCTTTGGTTGATTAGTTAAACCCCCGCACCCATGGTTAGGTGCGGGGGTCTGCGTTGCTGGCAGTCAGTGAAGCCGTGCTTTGTTCAGCGCCCAGAACACGGGATGGTTGCGCACGGTTCGTGCCTCAATGGTGGTTAGCCCGTCTCGTTTTGCCGCCACCCGCCGCCCAGTGCAGCGGTGTCTCTCCGTCTTTGTTACGCGCATTCACGTCGTCACCGGCGTCTATGCGGCGTTCCACGTCCGACAAGCTCGCGCCTTGCCAGAACGCCTTTTCCGTCCAGTCGCTTCCGTCAGCAGCCGTTACGGATTCTGTAATTGTTTTCTTCGACATCGTTAGTTACTCCTCTGGAGTTTGTTACGAATTTTGAATATAGTTATATGGCCGTGATTATGTCAAACTATTTTACGCAAGTTATTTCCTGAACATCCTCTTGGCCCGGATTTTAGGCCATCCCCCCGGTTCCCCCTGATTCTGGGGGCTGTGCAGACGACGGGGCAGACATCGGGGCGCGGTCCGCAGCCGGCACGCTCGCCGTCGATCTTGCCGAAGACAACGAAGCGGTGCGCAATCATCCCGTGTTCTGGACGCTGAACCAGGCGCGGTATGACTGACCGGCCGGCGTCGGTTCGACAAGGGTGGGGCCAGCGGGTCCGGCATTCCGTTCCGTCGCCAGCGGGCGACGTCCGACACAACCACGTCTTCGCCAGGGTGGGCTTGCGGTGCCGCCACGTCAGGGCCATCGGGCGCGGCGGACCGGGCTAGCGGGTCCGGTCGCGGAGCCCGCGACCGGACACAGGAAGGCGTGGCGCGACGGTCAGACGATGTGCTATCGGAAACCATGAAACGATAGCCACTCTTTCAGGGAAGAAACCGCTATGGACACGCGGAAACTCGGCAAGCGGCTGTGGGCATGGCGTGAAGCAAGGGTAGGCCGGGGCGGGCGTTCGGAGCGCCCCGGCACCCGAGGCCATGGGATCGGCGGGGTTGCCCCTTGCCCAGCCTCTGGCCGTGCCGGCACGGCTGGACAAACGCGCCGGGCGCGGCACCCCGATCGTGCCGGAGGCCGCGGCATGACCCGCCACGGGCTCGCGGGCGCAATCCTGGCAACGCTGTCCTGGCCGGTCAGGCCGGGGCGCAGACCGACGGATGCGACTGGACGGAAAGGGCGTTCTGGGACGGCGCGGACCTGCCGGCCGTGGAACGCTGCATCGCCACCGGGGCCGATATCGCGGCGCGGGACGAAGACGGAGCGACACCGCTGCACGGGGCTGCATGGTTAGGCACAGCGGAGACCGTGAAGGCCCTGATCGACGCCGGGGCCGACATCAGGGCGCAGACCGAAGACGGCAGGCTCGCCGCTGATCTTGCCGAAAGCAACGAAGCGGTGCGCAATCATGACGTGTTCCGGACACTGAACGAAGCACGGTTCGACTGACCGGCGGGCGTCGGTTCGATAAGAGGCGTTCCAGCGACAGCCCTGTCAGGTCCTGCCCGCCCGGGCGTTGACCGACCGGTTTGACGCGGGTCGCGGGTCCGGTCGATTCAGCGCTAAAGGCCCAGCCATAGCCCGGCCATGGTCGGGCTATGGTCCAACGGGCAGCCACAATCCAGCGCATGACATTCCCTTCTCATTTTTTTCGCGTCGGTAGAGCGCGACCCGTCGAAATGCCTGCGTCTGGTCTGCCGCTATCACGCCTGGGCCTGCAACCTCGACGGCACGCTGGCGAACGCGCCGGATGCCGATCCTGTATCCTCAAGGCTCTGGCCGACGACGGCAGCAACCGGCTGACCGCAGACAACCACACCTCGTTCCAGCTCTTTCCCGGCATGACGCCAATCGCACCGGGCGTGGCACGACACACGGCGTACGACTTCGCCGAGAAGGGTGCCGACCCCGAGCGCGTCGACGGCAGGTTCGGGGTCCGGGACGACGACAAGGCTGCGCTTGCCGTCTGGGAACCTCTCTCATCCAGGACTTGCATTCCCGTGAATTGCGGGGCAGGCTTGCGGCATGATCGAGCAGAATTGCGGGTCGAACGAGTCGCCAAGCTAGGCAAGGCGGCCGACAGGAATGTCCATAGGAATGTCCAATCAACTCAACGGAGGGCCCAAATGGGAGCTTTCAGCAAGAAATTGCTTGGTGCCGTCGCAGGTGTCGCACTGGCGTTCGGTGCCACGGGCACCGCAACGGCGGACGTGCCGGAAAGCGAACGCCCGATCGTCATTCCGATGCACAATTGGACGGGTGCGACGATCAATGCCGCCGTCACAGGCCAGATCCTTGAGGACATGGGCTACAACGTCGAATACGTCACGATCGGCTTCCTGGCAGCCGCACAGGGTATCGCCGACGGCGATGTGACCTATTCGCCCGAGGTCTGGGACAACAACCTCGGTGAGCTCTATCCGAAGCTGATCGCGGAAGGCAAGGTCGTCGATCTCGGTGATGTCGGCATCGACGCGCGCGAAGGCTGGCTCTATCCGAAGCACGTCGAAAAACTGTGCCCGGGCCTGCCCGATTGGGACGCCTTCATCGGCTGCGCCGGGATTTTCTCAACGGCCGAGACCTTCCCCAACGGCCGTTATCTCGACTATCCGGCCGAGTGGCGCAGCCGCGGCGGTGATCTCGTCCGCGAGGAAGGCCTGCCCTTCGAGGTCGTGCCGGCCGGTTCGGAAGGTGCCCTGATCGCCGAGCTGAACTCGTCGGTCGAACGGCAGTCGGCACTGGTCATGATGTTCTGGGCACCGCACTGGTCGCTCTTCGCCCATGACGTCGAGTGGGTCAACATGCCGCAGGACCTCGTCGAGAAATACAGCCTGCAGAAGCCGCGCGTGTTCAAGGCCGGCTGGCCAGGCATGGCCGACGAGTGGCCCATCGCCACCCGCTTCATCGAAAGCTTCCGCATCGGCAACGCCGATCAGGAGTACATGATGGGCCTGATCGACAACGACGGTGAGGACCTGATGGCGGTCACCCGCGAGTGGATCGACAGCAATCCGGACACGTGGCAGCCCTATGTGGACAAAGCCATGATGTCCGGCTCGTAAGCCGACCGCAACCGTTTGAACGAGGGCCGGGTGGCGATACCCGGCCCTTTCGTTGTAGAGATCACGACGTCCTCGCCGCTCAAGGTCGATTTCGACGGCACTGCGCTGGAAGGCGACGATCCGACCAACGAGGCCGGACATCTGATTCACACGGCCGTACTGAAGGCCCGGCGCCACCTCAGCGTTCTGCTGTCGCTCAGCAAGCACCCCGACTTCGACAGCCAGGCTCGACGGCAATCAGCCGACATCGGGCATCGGCGTATAGGCATGATCGCCGTCGGCAAGCGCGGCATCGCGCCCACCGAGCGCGGCGATCCTGGCGCCCTGCTCGGCAAAGCACCGGGCGTTGACCGCCTCGTAGTCGACGATCTCGCGCAGCTTTGCGTCGCAGGCAGCGATCGTGTCGGCGTATGAGGGATCGCGGCCGAGGTCGTGCGCCTCGATGGGGTCGGCATCCATATCGAAGAGCTGGGGCGGGTAGCCGGGATAGGCAACATGCTTCCAGTTCCGCCAGCGCAGCATGAACATGCCGGTGATCGCACCGGTCTCGTGATACTCGCTGAGTACGCCACGTTCGCTGTAATCGCCCGCGATCAGGTCCGCCAGCGCGATGCCCGACAGCCCGCCGTCTTCGGCCGTGAGCGGCAGGTCGTGCGCACCGAGGATGGTCTGATGCAGGTCGACGTGGGAGGCCGGCGCATCACAGCGGGCGCCCGAGGGGATGCCGGGTCCAGCGGCGATCAGCGGAATTGCCGATGACTCCTCATACATGTTCATCTTGGCCCACATGCCATGGTTGCCCAGCATCTCGCCGTGATCGCTGGTGTAGATGATCAGCGTGTTCTCCGCCTGGCCTGAGGCTTCGAGCGCATCGAGCACGCGGCCGATATTGTGGTCGAGGAACGAGACATAGCCATAGTAGCTCAGCCTGATCTCGCGGATGTGCTCCTCGTCCCGGACATGGTCGTCGTAGTTCCAGACGATGCGCAGGACGTCGATCACCGGGTGGTCCGGTCGTTCGCCTTCGGCCCGCAGTCGCGCCATGTCGATTCGGTCCCGGTCATGGAGATCGTAGAACTCGTTCGGTGCAACGATGGGATGGTGCGGCGCGACAAACGAACAGAACAGCGTCCAGGGCTGGTCGAGCTTCGGCGCGACATCGGTCAGCCAATCGCATGAGAGCTCGCACACCTGACGATCATACTTGGTGTAGCGCGACTCGCCGCGGCCGATGTCGTTGGCAAAGTCGTCGTTGCTGGGGTAAGGCCAGTCGCGATCACGCACCATCGATGACGTGAAGCCCGTGCCGTTGAGCACATGGACCGGGATGATCTCCTCGCCGAACCCGTTGTTGTCCTCGGTCGAGCGGAAGTGGAGCTTGCCGATCGAAACCGAAGCGCGGCCCTCGTCCTGCAAGCGATGACCCCAGCCCCTGACGCAGCCGGTGTAGGGCTCCGCGCTCGACCAGGTGCCGAGCTGATGGACCCAGCGGCCGGTCTGCATGCTGGCCCGGGTCGAAACACAGATCGGTCCGGCACAGTAGGCCTTGTCGAACACCGTGCCCCGGGCTGCCAGCCGGTCGATGTTGGGTGTCTGAACGAGCTCGTGGCCGTAACAACCCGCCGTGTCGCGCCAGTGCTGGTCGGAGCAGATGAAAAGCACGTTGTGGGCCATGGCGGATTGCTCCCTCAGGAAAAGACGGCGACGGGTTCGCTCAGCAAGGCACGGTCCGGCTCGACGCCGAACCCCGGTGCGTCGAATGTGGCCAGCCTCCAGCACCACACCGCCTTCGACAAGGTACGCCCGGTTGAATTCCGGCGGATACCAGACGCCATGACAGATCGCAGTTGGCGTCGCATGGCACGGCAGGCCTCGGCGTACCGGTGCCCGAACGGACAGAACGCGCCCCGGCCCATCAGGCCGTCGTCAGTCCCAATGCGAACGACACTGGAGTCCAGAATCGACTGCGCCCGCCACATCAAAGAGCTGACAGGTGCAGGCCATCTCCACCGGCCCCCCGTGGACATGGATCGCCATTATCTGTCATGCCACACGCCGGGTCCGCCACTCAGTCGCTGCAACGCAGGACGACCTGCTCAAGCGCGCTGGGCCTTGCAGCAACCACCTGCAGCGCATCGGCGACATCGTCGAGCGCGAAGTCTTGCACACACACGACAGAGAGGTCGAGCACGCCCGAAGCGATCATGGCGGGCAACGCGGCAATGTCTTGCCGTTCGAACCACAGCGAGACACGGATCGTGACGTCACTATAAACAACAAGCCGCAGATCGACCGCCACCACGCGTTCGGTGACCGCAACGCTCACGAACGAGCCGTTGGAACGGACGTGTCGCAGCAAGGCTTCGACGGGAGCCGGGTCGGTGCCCTCGATGGACGTGAACGTGATATCGACAGCACTTCCCTCCGGCATCGCGGTCACAGCAATGACGCGACGGCCGAGCGCATGGACACGCCGCGCGCCGATCGCCAGGGCAACCATCACCGCACTCGCCCCGACCGCACCTACGGCTGCACAGGCGTGCCGAAACCGCCGGTGCCGTCGATCAGGGAAAGCTGGAACGGTGCGACAAAGGCGCGGCGGATCGGGATCACACTCCGGGCGTCCCGAACCGCAGAACGTTGCCATGCCGGTCCTCGTCCGAAACGTGACGGGCCCAGTCACGGTCCGACTTGGTCTGTCGCATGGCCGGTTTGATCCAGCAGACTGTCATGCCGAGCGTCGGTCGGTCGACGCGTTGGGTCGTGAGCTGTGGAAGGCGTCGTCGTGGTGCAGCGAGATCTGACCGGTCTCAAGCAACCATATCGATCGCCTTACCCTTCCTCGATGCTGAAGATTTCGTGGCTGCTGCTTTCATTTTGTGTCGTTGTCTTCAGCAAGTCTGGAAATGCCGTCATCACTTCCAGCTTCCGTTTTTCCAGCCCCTGCAGGTGCTGGATTCTGGTGAGGTTGTGAAGGATCGTTTGTGACCTTGTGAGCCAAATCCTGTGCTGTGGTGACTTTTGTCGCGGCAAATGCATCACCGCCTGATTCTGGGGGAAGCTTCCCCGCTTCAGGCCGTTGTGACGTATCTCCATGCGACAAGAACCACTTACCCCCGCGCCTGATAACAATGCCTTCTTTTTTCATCAACGAAAGCATCGATGAAACGGTGGTGTTTTTGGTCTCACGACCGTTCTCTGTCAGCAAACGAGCAGCCTCTGCAGGCACAAGCCCCGCACCGTCTGACGAAAGCAGATCAAGAATTCCTTCTTTGAGCTTCGGCCTCTTGCGAGACGTATTTCGTGACGTGCTTGCTGCAACGGTCTGGCCTGTGAGAACAGAAAGCGCCTTGACAAGCGATTCGCGCTTTTCCTTTGCTGACTTGAGAGCATCGGTCAGATCGGAAATTTGACGATCAGTGTCGTCACGCTCGCGCTGGAGAACGTTTATAGCCGGGTTCGTGGTCATGCGCGTCATATAGTGGCACCATACGTCGTATGTCAAGGGGAGTGTCCAGATTTTATTTGGCCTGATGGACGTCTTACAGCCACGCCATGGGGTACACCCTAAACCAATGCCGTATGTTTCGCCTGCCAGTGCGGATCGCCAGCGACGGACGGCTGTGTTCAACAGGGCTTTCCAGTCCTGCGCTGCGCTTGAGGGCGCATACATTGCCATGACGTTTCCCGGAACCGGACGCATCATTGGTCACGTGCTGGGCCACCCCGAACCGGTGACCCTGCCGCTGACCTTCCCGGCCCTGCGCGACAGTCTCAACCTCATGAACATGCCCGAGGCGATCATCAGCACGCTCGCCATGCTCTGGCGCACGGCGACATCAGCAAACACGGCGTTGGCACCGGAAGCTTGCATGCCCGTTAAGCCCTTCTTTGAACGGCTTGCCGCCACGTGGTGAGGCCGGAGGGCGGCGCCGGGCACTCCCCTGCTGACCATCGCCGACGACTAGGCCGTTTCGAGACTGTCGATGAGCGCCGGCAGGTCAGCAACGGTGTCGATGATGTGCTGTGCGCCGGCCGCACGAAGCTGGGCAGCAACATGGTTGCGCATCGGTGCCAGCTCTTGCTCGCTCATGGCCGCAACCTCCTCGGGCGTCTTGCCGACGTAGTTGCCCGACAGCGTAACGCCCACGGTGACGCAGCCTGCCGCCACGCCTTCGGCGATGCCGGGCCCGGTGTCGTCGACCTTGATCACGGCCTCGGGCGGATAGACCACGAGATCGACGAAGCACTTGTACATGCCGAGCGGCCCTGGTCGGCATTCGGGCAGGTCATCGGCGCAGACCAGGTTGTCGGGTTCGTAGCCCTGTGCCGCCGCGACAGGCAGCACACGCTCCATGATCGAGCGCGTGTAGCCCGTGGTCGAACCGACCTTCATGCCGCGGCCACGCAAGTTGCCGATCATCTCGGCCGCGCCCGGTACCAGCGTGGCGTATTTCGCAACAACCTCCTCGTTCTTCGGCACGAAGACGGCATGGACCGCATCGACGTCGTCGCGGGTCGGACGGTTGCCACGCACGGCGGCCCATTGCTCGGCGACACGCGGGGCCTGCATCATG from Rhodospirillales bacterium encodes:
- a CDS encoding Ldh family oxidoreductase, giving the protein MTDLRRSMALVFRAAGASGERADAMAAMLLEANRAGHDSHGIQMVHSFPECPANRSLDVTGEPSVTADLRGAVIRIDTNDQSDIEHDPVP
- a CDS encoding FAD-dependent thymidylate synthase; this translates as MPLTEEQAAEIAAQRAVEQSTRRAVSPVLEDILYQPMPVLDRGFVRVIDYMGDDAAIVQAARVSYGCGTKSVRNDAGLIGYLMRHRHSTPFEMCEIKYHVKLPVFVARQWIRHRTANVNEYSARYSILDREFYIPAPDQLAAQSVSNRQGRGDVLQGDEAQWVLDTLRRDAEQTYGHYETMLNEGDDADPDRQGLARELARMNLPLNLYTQWYWKIDLHNLFHFLALRIDPHAQYEIRVYAEAMLETVKAWVPLAYEAFVENRLGGAVLTAGQLAVLRRLLKGEAVTQETSGLSKRVWAELQATLAE
- the yghU gene encoding glutathione-dependent disulfide-bond oxidoreductase, translated to MSDANEYVPPRVWTWDQSSGGRFASINRPIAGPTHDKALPIGKHPMQLYSLGTPNGIKVTVMLEELLAAGHSGAEYDAWYIGIGDGDQFGSGFVDVNPNSKIPALMDHSTDPATRVFESGSILLYLADRFGAFLPDDHAGRTQCLNWLFWQMGSAPYLGGGFGHFFAYAPVRIEYAINRFAMEAKRQMDVLDRHLADHRFMAGDDYTIADMAISPWYGTITTDESYENATTFLEGRSYTNVLRWQEEILARPAVQRGRRVNRDGGDDDEGKGLIRERHDASDLD
- a CDS encoding ankyrin repeat domain-containing protein; its protein translation is MTRHGLAGAILATLMLVGQAGAQTSGCNWTDEAFWDNASVADVERCVSSGADIEARDEDGLTPLHVAAGFGTAESVKALIDAKADIEAQYGADIHRCTWRHC
- a CDS encoding ankyrin repeat domain-containing protein, with product MPSLWPCRHGWTNAPGAAPRSCRRPRHDPPRARGRNPGNAVLAGQAGAQTDGCDWTERAFWDGADLPAVERCIATGADIAARDEDGATPLHGAAWLGTAETVKALIDAGADIRAQTEDGRLAADLAESNEAVRNHDVFRTLNEARFD
- a CDS encoding ABC transporter substrate-binding protein, which encodes MGAFSKKLLGAVAGVALAFGATGTATADVPESERPIVIPMHNWTGATINAAVTGQILEDMGYNVEYVTIGFLAAAQGIADGDVTYSPEVWDNNLGELYPKLIAEGKVVDLGDVGIDAREGWLYPKHVEKLCPGLPDWDAFIGCAGIFSTAETFPNGRYLDYPAEWRSRGGDLVREEGLPFEVVPAGSEGALIAELNSSVERQSALVMMFWAPHWSLFAHDVEWVNMPQDLVEKYSLQKPRVFKAGWPGMADEWPIATRFIESFRIGNADQEYMMGLIDNDGEDLMAVTREWIDSNPDTWQPYVDKAMMSGS
- a CDS encoding sulfatase-like hydrolase/transferase; protein product: MAHNVLFICSDQHWRDTAGCYGHELVQTPNIDRLAARGTVFDKAYCAGPICVSTRASMQTGRWVHQLGTWSSAEPYTGCVRGWGHRLQDEGRASVSIGKLHFRSTEDNNGFGEEIIPVHVLNGTGFTSSMVRDRDWPYPSNDDFANDIGRGESRYTKYDRQVCELSCDWLTDVAPKLDQPWTLFCSFVAPHHPIVAPNEFYDLHDRDRIDMARLRAEGERPDHPVIDVLRIVWNYDDHVRDEEHIREIRLSYYGYVSFLDHNIGRVLDALEASGQAENTLIIYTSDHGEMLGNHGMWAKMNMYEESSAIPLIAAGPGIPSGARCDAPASHVDLHQTILGAHDLPLTAEDGGLSGIALADLIAGDYSERGVLSEYHETGAITGMFMLRWRNWKHVAYPGYPPQLFDMDADPIEAHDLGRDPSYADTIAACDAKLREIVDYEAVNARCFAEQGARIAALGGRDAALADGDHAYTPMPDVG
- a CDS encoding phosphonoacetaldehyde hydrolase, which gives rise to MTTFKAAVFDWAGTMIDYGSFAPMGVFVEAFAEFGVEVTVDEARTPMGMPKWDHINTMMQAPRVAEQWAAVRGNRPTRDDVDAVHAVFVPKNEEVVAKYATLVPGAAEMIGNLRGRGMKVGSTTGYTRSIMERVLPVAAAQGYEPDNLVCADDLPECRPGPLGMYKCFVDLVVYPPEAVIKVDDTGPGIAEGVAAGCVTVGVTLSGNYVGKTPEEVAAMSEQELAPMRNHVAAQLRAAGAQHIIDTVADLPALIDSLETA